In Achromobacter pestifer, the DNA window TCTGCATCTTGTTCGATCCATGGGGCCGCAGGCAGCAAGTCGCGCTTGGGTGTCGCCGCAGCGTCGGCACGTCAGGTGCAGCAGCGGGAACGGGCACGAGGCAGATTAGCGTTTCCGTACCTTGCGGTCCAGCGCGTGTAAACGCGCTGCCGCTATCGGATCCACTGCATGCGTGTTGGTTCGGCACCGCGGAATGTGGCCCCACGCGTCCAGTCGCGGCAGCGAGTGCACGAAAGTCCGCAAGATCATGCACTTTCTCCAGCTTTCTTCCCTTCTGGCTTTGCTACTTTTTTCCTGATGGGCGCAAGAGCCGGTTTCATGCCGGCGCGCGGCCGCTAACCAGGGAAGGAACGGACATGAAATTGATACAGGACAGCGACGAAGTCGAAACATCGATGCAAGGCATCGCCCATCGGACGATCGCATCGCATCGAGACGGCCTGACCGGCCTCTCGGTCTGGCATCAGAAGATAGCCGTGGGGATGGCGACGCCGGACCACTGGCATGAATGCTCGGAAGTGATCGTGTGCGAGCAAGGCAGGGGCAGGGTCGAGTCGGACGAGGGCTCGCTGCGCTTCTCAGCGGGGATGAGCGTCGCCATTCCTGGCTGTGTGGTTCATCAGATATTCAACGATGGCCAGGACACGCTGGTGATCAGAGGCATACTCGCGGCCTCGCCGGTGGAGGTGTTCCATCCCGACGGCGAACCCTTGCCCTTGCCCTGGATCAGCTGAAGAAGAAATCCTTGGCGGCGTTCTATTGATGCCGCATCCAGCGGCGTCGAGAGCGCGGCTGAAATCGAAACAGGAGAGCAGGGTGAGGATGACATTTGGTGATCGGCTGGTCGACCTTCTACTCGAGGAGAAAGTCGAGGTGATTTTTTCCCAGGGGGATCTGAGCCTGGTGGAGATCCAGAAATGCGCGCAGCAGAAGGGCATCCGGCTCGTTGGCCCGCGCCATGAGCAGGTGGCGGCCTTCATGGCTTCGGGCTATTACTGCATGACGGGCCGCATGCAGGTGGCCATGGGGGCCATGGGGCCGGGCGTTTCCAACATGCTCTCGTCCGCTGTCTGTGCGGCGCAGGAGAACATTCCTCTCCTGCTCATCGGTTCGCGCAGGCAATCCTCCACCAATCTTGCCGTGCGCCGCAACAGGTGGCTGTATGCGCCGATGCTCGAAATGTTCCGCGTGCCGTGTAAATTCGTGGCGTCCATCGACACGCCTGGGCATCTGGACGACAT includes these proteins:
- a CDS encoding cupin domain-containing protein, coding for MKLIQDSDEVETSMQGIAHRTIASHRDGLTGLSVWHQKIAVGMATPDHWHECSEVIVCEQGRGRVESDEGSLRFSAGMSVAIPGCVVHQIFNDGQDTLVIRGILAASPVEVFHPDGEPLPLPWIS